One window of Quercus robur chromosome 5, dhQueRobu3.1, whole genome shotgun sequence genomic DNA carries:
- the LOC126725358 gene encoding uncharacterized protein LOC126725358: MLKNEAKSKSKTVRKPLRDVSNKKYNNGGTFSKPLDMKKDLRFSEKEEDRCKGVEEEVDEEDGSLDRLLLVQSDLSSLVHQFDELVVQAFKLKSTSKQGRIEIESFTHFLSEMLSSLKPWLPRFQKVLSSPSAESENQLGQTGESKIVSSINDIESDAVDSPEETKLDSLISPSPLVSWRADCTVERGRQLFLLTPLPISKTLSSKCQGPSKSVFERNTSNTASEQPTFCTLLEDVNDDLLESVPIRPTTSKPSDSATTEFRKTLQSEFASLSCFSKKECSMLVMTPCSKMSPPKSCVLLEPISETSHQGNYRFRKATPFPVGINCSRSQLSESSSSDTSEGLAFKYPELLGIQGAYKPGIGKKKAEASPGWFVSPPKTCVLLQPPDEKSLNDAADGCQMPSSHVFNNQKNLSFAKQDNVQCGVLQTSKSCNQETLGGNLASIDSTPMWREPESTIHRGKCPGENTLKKELWTRFEAASTHGLRFNASVPENTASKGFLDLLDEASCDEES, translated from the exons atgttaaAGAACGAAGCGAAATCGAAGTCGAAGACGGTAAGGAAGCCATTGAGAGACGTATCCAACAAGAAGTATAATAATGGCGGAACGTTCTCGAAACCCTTGGATATGAAGAAGGATCTCAGATTTTCAGAGAAAGAAGAGGATCGGTGTAAGGGAGTGGAAGAAGAAgtagatgaagaagatggaTCGCTCGACCGCCTTCTGCTCGTCCAGTCCGATCTCTCCTCTCTCGTCCATCAG TTTGATGAGCTCGTTGTGCAAGCATTTAAACTGAAGTCAACGAGCAAACAGGGGAGAATAGAAATTGAATCTTTCACGCATTTCTTGTCTGAAATGCTTTCTTCTTTAAAG CCATGGCTTCCCAGATTTCAGAAGGTTCTCTCCAGTCCTTCGGCAGAGTCTGAAAATCAGTTGGGACAGACTGGGGAAAGTAAAATAGTTTCTTCGATTAATGACATTGAAAGTGATGCTGTTGACAGTCCAGAAGAAACCAAGTTGGATTCATTAATCTCTCCTTCTCCCCTTGTATCATGGCGTGCTGACTGCACTGTTGAGAGAGGTAGACAGCTTTTTTTGCTTACACCTCTTCCTATATCAAAAACATTATCGTCCAAATGTCAGGGCCCATCTAAATCAGTATTTGAAAGGAATACTTCCAATACTGCTTCTGAGCAGCCAACTTTTTGTACTCTTTTAGAAGATGTAAATGATGATTTACTTGAAAGTGTTCCCATAAGGCCAACTACAAGTAAGCCTTCTGATTCTGCTACCACTGAATTTAGAAAAACTTTACAGTCTGAATTTGCATCTTTGTcctgtttttcaaaaaaggaGTGCTCCATGCTTGTTATGACTCCATGCTCGAAAATGTCACCTCCAAAATCTTGTGTATTGCTTGAACCTATATCTGAGACCTCTCATCAAGGCAATTACAGGTTTCGTAAGGCTACCCCATTTCCTGTTGGGATTAATTGCAGTAGATCacaactttctgaatcctctagCAGTGATACTTCTGAAGGTCTTGCTTTCAAGTATCCTGAGCTCTTAGGGATTCAAGGGGCTTATAAACCTGggattggaaagaaaaaggcaGAAGCATCGCCAGGCTGGTTTGTGTCACCTCCTAAAACTTGCGTCTTACTTCAGCCACCTGATGAGAAATCATTGAATGATGCAGCTGATGGCTGCCAGATGCCTTCGTCTCATGTTTTCAATAATCAAAAGAACTTGTCATTTGCAAAGCAAGACAATGTCCAATGTGGTGTTCTGCAAACCAGCAAATCTTGTAACCAAG AAACTCTTGGTGGCAATTTAGCATCCATAGACAGCACTCCAATGTGGAGGGAACCCGAAAGCACAATCCACCGAGGCAAATGTCCCGGTGAGAATACTTTAAAGAAAGAGTTGTGGACAAGGTTTGAAGCAGCATCCACTCATGGGCTTCGTTTTAATGCCTCTGTGCCTGAAAATACTGCTTCTAAAGGATTTCTTGACTTACTCGACGAGGCCTCTTGTGACGAAGAAAGTTAA
- the LOC126725357 gene encoding cyclin-L1-1-like isoform X1 has translation MSSMVIGARDALTIIKPYESMAVISSKKVASCLNYLKLCRPSRFYNIVSIARNRLPASILRIECTMENLPIEHLEIGSQKYHDLKTDLSRTERHILKEMGFVCHVEHPRKFISNYLAILETPPELRQEAWNLANDS, from the exons ATGAGTTCAATGGTGATAGGAGCTAGAGACGCCCTTACAATAATTAAG CCTTATGAATCTATGGCTGTGATCTCATCCAAGAAAGTGGCATCTTGCTTAAACT ACCTGAAGCTGTGCCGACCGAGCAGGTTCTATAACATCGTTTCTATTGCAAGAAATCGTTTGCCCGCTTCAATTTTAAG GATAGAATGTACGATGGAGAACTTACCGATAGAGCATTTGGAGATTGGTTCACAG AAATATCATGACCTCAAGACTGACTTGAGCAGAACAGAAAGACATATATTGAAAGAGATGGGATTTGTTTGTCATGTTGAACATCCTCGTAAATTCATATCTAACTACCTTGCCATTCTCGAAACACCTCCAGAACTGAGGCAGGAAGCTTGGAATCTAGCAAATGATAG
- the LOC126725357 gene encoding cyclin-L1-1-like isoform X2 translates to MSSMVIGARDALTIIKYVTLIFVLDLKLCRPSRFYNIVSIARNRLPASILRIECTMENLPIEHLEIGSQKYHDLKTDLSRTERHILKEMGFVCHVEHPRKFISNYLAILETPPELRQEAWNLANDS, encoded by the exons ATGAGTTCAATGGTGATAGGAGCTAGAGACGCCCTTACAATAATTAAG TATGTTACCTTAATCTTTGTACTAGACCTGAAGCTGTGCCGACCGAGCAGGTTCTATAACATCGTTTCTATTGCAAGAAATCGTTTGCCCGCTTCAATTTTAAG GATAGAATGTACGATGGAGAACTTACCGATAGAGCATTTGGAGATTGGTTCACAG AAATATCATGACCTCAAGACTGACTTGAGCAGAACAGAAAGACATATATTGAAAGAGATGGGATTTGTTTGTCATGTTGAACATCCTCGTAAATTCATATCTAACTACCTTGCCATTCTCGAAACACCTCCAGAACTGAGGCAGGAAGCTTGGAATCTAGCAAATGATAG